The following is a genomic window from Spirosoma foliorum.
GATGACTTCGTCGAACGCAATGTCGTTCAATTGCAGATCGGTTAAGTGATATCCCCAGCTTTCAAGCAAAACGTCGAGTTGCGATTTAACGTGTTCGATGATTTCGGAGCGGAGAGCCAGAATTTCAGACTGGCGTTTTGTAGCCACAAAGCTACGAATAGAGCCTTCGATCGTCCGAATCAGCGCCTGCATAAACGAAGCCTCATCAATGAACTTAAAGGCCACATTTTTAATGACTTCCTCGCTCTGGTTCAGTACCGAATAAACGAGCATAGCCTTGAAGTTGACATTAGCCTGGTCGGCAGTAATGGCCTGGAATGCCAGTTCGGCCGAACGGTTCTGAATCGAAATGCGTCGGTAAATGAATTCAATAAACGGGATTTTGAAATTCAGCCCCGGCGTCATAACACGGGAATATTTACCAAAAACGGTAATAACAGCCACCGTGCCCTGTTGCACAATGACCACTGAAAGGTAAACGACAATAATGATTAATACGAAAATTATGCCCAGAAAGCTCATATATAGTAAAGGTTAGAAAACAAAAACGGATTCCGCATTTAAGGTACGGAATCCGTTGATAGCCTAACTGGAAATTTGTATAATCGGTCGTTGCTTAGTGTCCGGGCGACAGTTCGAAGTTTTCTTCTTCCCGTTGCCGGAAGTACATGATCATGGCTAAACCGAATCCTGAAAATGCCAGCATAGCGCCTACCAATTGAGGTGATGAATAGCCCAGGCCGGCAGCAATTGGTAAGCCTCCCAGGTAAGCACCCAGTGCATTGCCAATGTTAAAACCTGCCTGACTAACCGATGACGCCAGCATTTCAGAACCATTGGCTGCCCGAATCATCAAAATTTGAATTGGTGGCCCTAACGAGAAGGCAATCGCTCCGGTAAGGAATGTCATGCCAAGAAGCGGTATCTGAAATGGGGCAACATAGTATACCAGAAGCAGGCAAAGGGTCATTAACAATAAAAACAAAGCCGTTGCCTTAATTGGAGAAGTACTGTCGGCGGTGCGTCCGGCAATTAAATTACCAACCGCCATGCCTAAACCTGCCAATACCAGAATCCAGGTAATCTGATTGCTACCAAAGTGAGCCACTTCGGTCAATAAGGGAGCAATGTAGCTGAACCAGGCAAACAGGCCCCCCGTACCAATGGCGGTGATGCCTAAAATTATCCAGGGTTCTACGTGCGTAAACAGTTTGAGGTCTTTACGCAAATTGGTCTGGTTCGCTACGGGCATTGCCGGCAGCAGTTTTTGAATAGATACTAACGTGATCAGACCAACCGCAGCGATAATCAAAAATGTGATGCGCCAGCTCATGGTGTGACCAATGTAAGTACCCAGCGGTACACCAATGATGTTGGCAACGGTAAGTCCGGCAAACATCATCGAAATGGCCTGTGCTTCTTTTCCCTTAGTCGCTAATCGGCTGGCTACTACGGCACCTACACCAAAAAAAGCGCCATGTGGTAAGCCAGACAATAGGCGAGTTACCATCATGAGTTCATAATTGGGCGCGAAGGACGAAAGGGCATTACAAAAGGTAAACAAGGCCATAAGGCCCAACAGAATTTTCTTCGGTGGATAATTTCCGGCAAACCCCACCAGCAGAGGAGCGCCTAATACAACGCCCAGCGCATAGGCCGAAATTAAGTGGCCAGCCTGTGGAATCGAGATTTGTAATGAGGTTGCGATATCGGG
Proteins encoded in this region:
- a CDS encoding MFS transporter; the protein is MKKELLPLTIGGFGIGMTEFVMMGILPDIATSLQISIPQAGHLISAYALGVVLGAPLLVGFAGNYPPKKILLGLMALFTFCNALSSFAPNYELMMVTRLLSGLPHGAFFGVGAVVASRLATKGKEAQAISMMFAGLTVANIIGVPLGTYIGHTMSWRITFLIIAAVGLITLVSIQKLLPAMPVANQTNLRKDLKLFTHVEPWIILGITAIGTGGLFAWFSYIAPLLTEVAHFGSNQITWILVLAGLGMAVGNLIAGRTADSTSPIKATALFLLLMTLCLLLVYYVAPFQIPLLGMTFLTGAIAFSLGPPIQILMIRAANGSEMLASSVSQAGFNIGNALGAYLGGLPIAAGLGYSSPQLVGAMLAFSGFGLAMIMYFRQREEENFELSPGH
- a CDS encoding SPFH domain-containing protein, whose translation is MSFLGIIFVLIIIVVYLSVVIVQQGTVAVITVFGKYSRVMTPGLNFKIPFIEFIYRRISIQNRSAELAFQAITADQANVNFKAMLVYSVLNQSEEVIKNVAFKFIDEASFMQALIRTIEGSIRSFVATKRQSEILALRSEIIEHVKSQLDVLLESWGYHLTDLQLNDIAFDEVIMRSMAQVVASSNLKAAAENEGQALLITKTKAAQAEGNAIQISAEAEKTASQLRGQGVALFREEVAKGMAESAKVMNEANLDASLILFSIWTEAIKHFAENGKGNVIFLDGSTEGMEKTMKQLLAVETMNRGGDSSGIITPPPTPGRR